CTGCCGTTCGCCGGCGCACCGTCCATGCCCTGGCCGCGCTCGCGGCCGCGCTGATCCCCCTGAGTCTCGCCGGCACGGCCTCGGCCGGAGCGCCGCCCACCGGGGACGCGGGGACCTCGATTGCGACCGCGCCGGTGGGAGCCGTGGCCGGAAGCGTGGATGCGGGAGGCCAGCACACTTGTGGGATCAAGACGGACGGCACCGTCGCCTGCTGGGGGCTCGACACTGACGGGCAAGCCACTCCGCCGGCGGGCACCTTC
This genomic interval from Solirubrobacterales bacterium contains the following:
- a CDS encoding RCC1 domain-containing protein yields the protein MESAQSARTRTRCRLRLSRSAVRRRTVHALAALAAALIPLSLAGTASAGAPPTGDAGTSIATAPVGAVAGSVDAGGQHTCGIKTDGTVACWGLDTDGQATPPAGTF